Within the Catalinimonas niigatensis genome, the region CAGTAACATTCGGATCTGGGGAGACAAGCGGTATGCCATGCGCCTGCAAATGGACCCGGCTAAATTAGAAGCGTATCAGCTTACTCCTCTGGATGTCAGGAATGCCTTATTGCAGCAAAATGTGGAGTTGCCTACGGGTAACATTGAGGGTTATCGCAGCTATCTGACCATCCGTACAATGGGTAGACTGGTCACTGAGAAAGATTTTAACGAAATGATCATCAAAGAAGAGAATGGTGCGGTGATTAAATTCAAAGACATAGGAGAGGCTGTACTGGATGCAGAAAACCAGCGCACCCTGCTCAGAGGAAATAACAAAATTCCTATGGTAGGGATAGCTGTAACACCCCAGCCAGGTGCCAACTACATTGCCATTGCCGACGAGTTCTACAAGCGTGTTGACCAGATTGAGGAAGAACTGCCTGACGACCTTAAACTGGGTTATGCGATGGATACCACACTGACCATCCGCAAAGCGATTACCGAAGTGGAAGAAACCATTCTCATTGCTTTTGGGCTGGTAGTGATTGTCATCTTCATGTTTCTGCGGGACTGGCGTACCACCCTCATCCCTGCCATTGCTATTCCTATTTCGCTAATTGGCGCTTTCTTCATCATGTACTTTGCCGACTTCTCTATCAATATCTTAACCCTCTTAGGCATTGTACTGGCTACCGGACTGGTGGTAGATGATGCCATTGTAGTTTTGGAGAATATTTATCAAAAAATAGAGTCGGGAATATCACCCAAAAAAGCAGCTCATGAAGGAGCTTCGGAAATTTACTTTGCCATCATTTCCACTACTGTTACGCTGGCGGCAGTGTTTCTGCCCATTATTTTCCTGGAAGGAGTAACAGGTAGGTTATTTCGGGAATTTGGGGTGGTAGTAGCAGGCTCAGTCATCATCTCAGCTTTTGTCTCGCTTACGCTCACGCCCATGATGAGTGCGCGCCTGCTGAGAAAGAAGGAACGCACCAGTAAATTTTATAAGGTTACCGAACGTTTTTTTGAACGCATGACCAACGGTTACAATAAGCTGCTCCTTCGTTTTATGAAATTTCGTTGGACCGCCATTGTGATCATGTTTCTTTCAATAGGAGCCATTGTGCTTTTAGGGGCACTGCTACCCTCTGAACTGGCTCCTCTGGAAGACAAAAGCCGCATCCGTATTTTGTCTACTGCGCCGGAAGGCACTTCTTTTGAACTGATGGATGATTATGTGATGGAGCTGCTCAATGTGGTAGATACCTTACAGGAAAAAGCTGCTCTGGTCGCTGTAACTTCCCCAGGATTTGGCTCCAGCAATTCTGTCAATTCTTCCTTTGTAAGAATTACCATGACTCCCCCTTCCGAGCGCACGCGCTCCCAGCAGGAAGTAGCCCAGCAACTGACCGCCATTACACGAGAGATGAATTTTGCCAGGAGTTTTGTCGTGCAGGAGCAAACTATACAGGTAGGTCGCTCCAGTGGTTTGCCAGTACAATATGTAATACAGGCACCTAACCTGGAAAGGCTGAAGGAAGTCCTTCCTCAATTTATGGAAAGAGCCTCTGCCAATCCAAATTTTGAAGTAGTTGACTTAGATCTCAAGTTCAACAAACCTGAACTGGCTGTCACCATTGACCGGGAAAGAGCCAGGGCATTGGGTGTATCAGTACGGGACATTGCCGAGACGATACAGTTGTTCTTTAGTGGTCAGCGGTTTGACTATTTCGTCATGGATGGCAAACAGTACCAGATCATCGGAGAAGCAAGCCGTGTAAATCGGGATGAACCCCTGGACCTAAGTTCTATCAGTGTGCGCAACAAAAGAGGAGAACTGATTACCCTCAATAATGTAGTAACGCTGGAAACACAGAGCACTTCTCCTCAACTCTATCGCTATAATCGTTACATCGCGGCCACAGTATCAGCTTCTCCTGCTCAGGGAGTTACCTTAGGGCAAGGTATTGAAGCTATGGATGAAATCGCAGCTGATCTGCTGGATGAGTCATTTTCTACCGCGCTATCAGGTACTTCCAAAGACTATGAAGAGAGTTCAGGTAGTTTGTACTTTGCCTTTGGATTGGCACTTGTCTTGATTTATCTGGTATTGGCAGCTCAATTTGAGAGCTTCGTTGATCCACTCATCATTATGTTTACCGTGCCACTTGCCTTGACCGGAGCTTTACTCACCCTTTGGCTGTTTGGACACACGCTCAATATCTTCAGTCAGATCGGTATCATCGTACTGATCGGTATAGTTACCAAGAATGGTATCCTGATTGTGGAGTTTGCCAATCAGCGGAAAGAAGATGGACTGAACAAGTTTGATGCCGTAATAGAAGCAGCTACACTCAGGTTAAGACCCATTCTGATGACCAGTTTAGCTACTATTTTAGGTACATTACCTATCGCATTGGCATTAGGCGCAGCATCTACCAGCCGTATTCCTATGGGTATGGCGATCATCGGAGGTTTGCTATTTTCGTTAATACTCACTCTGCTGGTCATTCCTATCACTTATACCTATATGTCTGGGAATGCTACGGTAAAAGCTAAAGTGGAACCAAAACACAGATAAACATTCAAATACAGCAAGCACATTCCATAATGAATATTCAACCATACCGCTATATGCTCGGGGCGTTGCTTTTGATAAGCACCTTCCCTGCTATGGCACAGGATACACTACAATTGGCAGAAGCCGTAAAGCTTGGTCTGGAAAATAATTTTGACATTCGTATTGTCAGAAACAGCGTAGAAGTTGCTGAAAACAACTACTCTTACCGGAATGCTGGCTTTTTGCCTAGCCTGAATGCCAATGCTGCCATCACCAAAGAAATACAGGATACTCAGCAGTCTTTTCTGGATGGAAGAGAGCAAAATGCCAACAATGCCGCCTCTACAAATATTGGGACATCTGCCACTCTGGACTGGACCATCTTTGATGGTACCCGCATGTTCATTGAGTACGAACAGTTAGGCGTACTGCGAAAAGCAGAAGCTACCAGTGCTGAAATTACTATAGAAAACACCATTGCGCAGATATCCAACGCTTTTTATACTGTCATTCTGGAAAAAGCACAGATGGATGTACTTGAAGAATCGCTGGAGCTCT harbors:
- a CDS encoding efflux RND transporter permease subunit, whose translation is MNLSSTSIDRPVLATVMSIVIIIFGVIGFSYLGIREYPSVDPPIISVSTNYTGASADVIESQITEPLEEGINGISGIRSLSSISSDGRSTITVEFELGEDLEAAANDVRDRVSQARRNLPPDADPPIVTKADADATTILALTVQSDERSLLELSDIATNTFKERLQTIPGISNIRIWGDKRYAMRLQMDPAKLEAYQLTPLDVRNALLQQNVELPTGNIEGYRSYLTIRTMGRLVTEKDFNEMIIKEENGAVIKFKDIGEAVLDAENQRTLLRGNNKIPMVGIAVTPQPGANYIAIADEFYKRVDQIEEELPDDLKLGYAMDTTLTIRKAITEVEETILIAFGLVVIVIFMFLRDWRTTLIPAIAIPISLIGAFFIMYFADFSINILTLLGIVLATGLVVDDAIVVLENIYQKIESGISPKKAAHEGASEIYFAIISTTVTLAAVFLPIIFLEGVTGRLFREFGVVVAGSVIISAFVSLTLTPMMSARLLRKKERTSKFYKVTERFFERMTNGYNKLLLRFMKFRWTAIVIMFLSIGAIVLLGALLPSELAPLEDKSRIRILSTAPEGTSFELMDDYVMELLNVVDTLQEKAALVAVTSPGFGSSNSVNSSFVRITMTPPSERTRSQQEVAQQLTAITREMNFARSFVVQEQTIQVGRSSGLPVQYVIQAPNLERLKEVLPQFMERASANPNFEVVDLDLKFNKPELAVTIDRERARALGVSVRDIAETIQLFFSGQRFDYFVMDGKQYQIIGEASRVNRDEPLDLSSISVRNKRGELITLNNVVTLETQSTSPQLYRYNRYIAATVSASPAQGVTLGQGIEAMDEIAADLLDESFSTALSGTSKDYEESSGSLYFAFGLALVLIYLVLAAQFESFVDPLIIMFTVPLALTGALLTLWLFGHTLNIFSQIGIIVLIGIVTKNGILIVEFANQRKEDGLNKFDAVIEAATLRLRPILMTSLATILGTLPIALALGAASTSRIPMGMAIIGGLLFSLILTLLVIPITYTYMSGNATVKAKVEPKHR